Proteins from one Chromatiales bacterium genomic window:
- a CDS encoding penicillin-binding protein 1A: MKFLIRVLLALLGIVLTGAIAGGVTAGTAWYFLSPGLPSVEHMQDVPLQVPLRIYSRDARLIAQLGEYRRIPVRYSEIPAVVVQAVLAAEDDRFFEHPGFDYEGLMRAGSHLVLTGSRTQGGSTITQQLARAYFLSPERTFVRKAKELLLALKIEQAFSKEEILALYLNKIFFGQRAYGIAAAAEVYFGKPLDQLSVAEAATIAGIPKAPSLLNPVSDPVRAGERRAYVLRRMLELEFIDEIAYRKALATPVESQLHVPAAELDAPYIAEMVRAEMVTRFGTDITSQGYRVTTTIDSHLQNSADRALRTALLEYDRRHGYRGPIAHVDKALPTDDAGRQQLLDAYPVHPDLYPALVTRLHPDNSATLYIHDVGLVTIPWANLKWRRYVDDASVGPAQNAVAEIVSTGDIVYLLRTVSRGWLLAQLPEVQGALVALDPMDGAIVALAGGYDFFASKFNRAVQAKRQPGSSFKPFVYSAALENGFTPATIVNDAPVVFENTGTDADEWRPQNNSGQFYGPTRLREGLVKSLNLVTIRVLLSVGVARAINYIRPFGLPDSAMPPNPTMALGSGEATPRDMAAGFAVFANGGYRVEPYLIERIEDAYGTVIFQAPTRMVCASCAPRWFGPNRPQAETSVDATPVQTRTGPEIPAYLDAEEMIAHAGTWHPTAIEAPEFMSAARRAPRIITAENAYLVYDMMRDVIRRGTGVRARALGREDIAGKTGTSNDRRDAWFSGFNGQLVATAWVGFDQERSLGPREEGGRTALPMWLYFMADALHGVPETPLPRPPGIVTARISAETGMLASSGEPGSMFELFRESDLEILDAASSLATGRGQQAAPAGNENEIF, from the coding sequence ATGAAATTTCTGATTCGAGTCCTGCTGGCACTGCTCGGCATCGTGCTTACCGGTGCCATCGCCGGTGGCGTAACCGCCGGTACAGCCTGGTATTTTCTTTCGCCAGGCCTGCCTTCTGTCGAGCACATGCAGGACGTTCCACTGCAGGTACCACTGCGCATCTATTCCCGTGACGCACGTCTCATTGCGCAGCTCGGAGAGTACCGCCGCATTCCGGTCCGCTACAGCGAGATTCCGGCGGTGGTCGTGCAGGCCGTGCTTGCCGCAGAAGACGACCGCTTCTTTGAACATCCGGGTTTTGACTATGAAGGTCTGATGCGTGCGGGCAGCCACCTCGTACTGACCGGCAGCCGGACGCAGGGCGGAAGCACCATCACCCAGCAACTTGCGCGGGCCTATTTTTTGAGTCCCGAACGCACCTTCGTACGCAAGGCCAAGGAACTTCTGCTGGCGCTGAAGATCGAGCAGGCCTTCAGCAAGGAAGAGATCCTCGCCCTTTACCTCAACAAGATTTTCTTCGGCCAGCGCGCTTACGGTATCGCGGCGGCAGCTGAAGTCTATTTTGGCAAACCGCTCGATCAGCTGTCTGTGGCGGAAGCTGCAACCATCGCCGGCATACCCAAGGCACCCTCGTTGCTGAACCCGGTGTCTGACCCGGTACGTGCAGGGGAACGCCGAGCCTATGTGTTGCGCCGGATGCTGGAACTTGAGTTCATCGACGAGATTGCATACCGGAAAGCGCTCGCCACACCGGTCGAGTCGCAGCTGCACGTACCCGCGGCCGAGCTCGATGCGCCCTATATCGCGGAAATGGTGCGAGCTGAAATGGTGACCCGTTTCGGCACGGACATCACCAGCCAGGGCTACCGGGTAACCACGACCATCGACAGCCATCTGCAGAACAGCGCGGACCGCGCACTGCGCACTGCCTTGCTGGAGTACGACCGGCGACACGGGTACCGCGGTCCCATTGCCCATGTGGACAAGGCCCTGCCGACAGACGATGCGGGACGACAGCAGCTGCTGGACGCATACCCGGTGCATCCGGATCTTTACCCGGCCCTGGTGACGCGCCTGCACCCGGACAACTCGGCAACACTGTACATACACGACGTGGGCCTGGTCACCATACCGTGGGCCAACCTGAAGTGGCGACGCTATGTGGATGACGCGAGCGTCGGCCCGGCCCAGAACGCCGTTGCGGAGATCGTGTCGACCGGCGATATCGTCTATCTGCTGCGTACCGTCAGCCGTGGCTGGCTGCTCGCACAATTGCCGGAGGTACAGGGTGCGCTGGTTGCGCTGGACCCGATGGATGGCGCGATCGTGGCACTGGCTGGCGGCTACGATTTCTTTGCCAGCAAGTTCAACCGGGCAGTGCAGGCAAAACGCCAGCCAGGCTCGTCATTCAAGCCATTTGTCTACTCCGCTGCGCTGGAGAACGGTTTCACGCCGGCGACGATCGTCAACGATGCACCAGTGGTGTTTGAGAACACCGGCACCGATGCCGACGAATGGCGGCCACAGAATAATTCCGGGCAGTTTTACGGCCCTACCCGGCTACGCGAAGGGCTGGTCAAATCCCTGAATCTGGTCACCATCCGCGTTCTGCTGAGTGTCGGCGTTGCCAGGGCAATCAATTACATCCGGCCATTCGGCCTGCCGGACAGCGCCATGCCGCCAAACCCGACCATGGCACTCGGCAGTGGTGAAGCCACACCACGGGACATGGCCGCCGGCTTCGCAGTCTTCGCGAATGGCGGCTATCGCGTCGAGCCCTACCTGATCGAGCGGATCGAGGATGCCTACGGGACGGTGATTTTCCAGGCGCCCACCCGAATGGTCTGCGCGAGCTGTGCGCCACGCTGGTTCGGCCCGAACAGGCCGCAGGCTGAAACCAGTGTCGACGCAACGCCCGTGCAGACCAGGACAGGTCCGGAGATTCCCGCTTACCTGGATGCGGAAGAGATGATCGCGCATGCCGGGACCTGGCACCCGACGGCAATCGAAGCGCCGGAGTTCATGTCGGCCGCCCGCCGGGCACCACGGATCATCACCGCCGAGAATGCCTACCTGGTCTACGACATGATGCGCGACGTGATCAGGCGCGGCACCGGCGTACGCGCTCGCGCGCTTGGCCGTGAAGATATCGCAGGAAAGACCGGAACCTCGAATGACCGCCGCGATGCGTGGTTCAGCGGCTTCAACGGCCAGCTGGTCGCCACTGCCTGGGTGGGCTTTGATCAGGAGCGAAGCCTTGGACCTCGTGAGGAAGGCGGCCGGACCGCACTGCCCATGTGGTTGTACTTCATGGCCGATGCCTTGCACGGCGTACCGGAGACACCGCTACCGCGACCGCCAGGCATCGTGACCGCACGCATTTCCGCCGAAACCGGAATGCTGGCGTCCTCAGGCGAGCCCGGCAGCATGTTTGAACTGTTTCGCGAATCCGACCTCGAAATACTGGATGCTGCCAGCAGCCTGGCAACAGGCCGCGGGCAGCAGGCTGCGCCAGCGGGAAACGAGAATGAGATTTTCTGA
- a CDS encoding pilus assembly protein PilM codes for MIGLDITTSSIKLVELSQSGKTFRAESYAAEPTPPNSINEKTIVDAPAVGEAIRRAVKRAGTSSKDAAIAIGGDAAITKIIQMPRRFTARELEGQVEIQADQYIPFPMEEVSFDFEVMGPSATDPEMLDILLVATRTENVDQRKAAVEAAGLVARVVDVEPFALENACHLLMHQMPDGGMQHQIAIVDFGASNTTFSVLQDMRVIYTRDFSFGGQQLTEEIMRTYGLSLEDAGRAKKEGGLPGNYQPEVLDPFMDDMTQQVSRSLQFFLASGGGREQPDQILVCGGCANIPGVADVISSKVGIPTEIGDPLGQMKISSRAKSQGIRKDSTALLTACGLALRSFD; via the coding sequence CTGATTGGCCTTGACATAACAACTTCATCGATCAAGCTCGTTGAGTTGTCTCAGAGCGGCAAGACTTTCCGTGCGGAGAGCTATGCTGCGGAGCCAACGCCACCTAACTCGATCAACGAGAAAACGATCGTCGATGCGCCGGCCGTGGGCGAGGCCATTCGCCGCGCGGTCAAGCGTGCGGGCACCAGCTCGAAAGATGCGGCCATCGCGATCGGCGGCGATGCCGCCATCACCAAGATCATCCAGATGCCACGGCGCTTCACCGCGCGTGAGCTCGAAGGCCAGGTGGAGATCCAGGCCGATCAGTACATTCCCTTCCCGATGGAAGAGGTCAGTTTTGATTTCGAGGTGATGGGGCCTTCGGCAACGGATCCCGAAATGCTCGACATCCTGCTGGTCGCAACCCGTACCGAGAATGTCGATCAGCGAAAAGCCGCAGTCGAAGCAGCGGGTCTTGTGGCCCGCGTCGTCGACGTGGAGCCTTTTGCGCTCGAGAACGCCTGCCACCTGCTCATGCACCAGATGCCGGACGGAGGCATGCAGCATCAGATCGCCATCGTCGATTTCGGTGCCAGCAACACAACCTTCAGCGTCCTGCAGGACATGCGGGTCATATACACGCGCGACTTCTCCTTCGGCGGGCAGCAGCTCACCGAGGAAATCATGCGCACCTATGGCCTCAGCCTCGAAGATGCAGGGCGCGCCAAGAAAGAGGGCGGACTGCCGGGGAACTACCAGCCCGAAGTGCTGGACCCGTTCATGGATGACATGACCCAGCAGGTCAGCCGTTCGCTGCAGTTCTTCCTCGCGTCCGGCGGCGGTCGCGAGCAGCCTGACCAGATTCTGGTCTGCGGTGGCTGCGCAAACATACCGGGTGTTGCAGACGTCATCTCAAGCAAGGTCGGCATACCAACCGAGATCGGTGATCCACTCGGCCAGATGAAGATCTCCAGCCGGGCCAAATCACAGGGTATCCGCAAGGACTCCACTGCACTGCTGACCGCATGTGGGCTCGCGCTTCGGAGTTTCGACTGA
- a CDS encoding PilN domain-containing protein, whose translation MPRINLLPWRDELRTKRRNQFFIGLGAAVAAAGLVILVSNLVMDGVVSNQQARNKLLEDEIKLLDGRIAEILDLEAKKERLLARMEIIEQLQRSRPEIVHVFEELVRTLPDGVRLTSVKQSGKRVEIRGDAESNTRVSAFMRNLDKSPWFTQPDLEVVEVREAGAKNKKGVPQETGEFAGRSSQFVVTASQVSKADDEGVAK comes from the coding sequence ATGCCACGCATAAACCTATTGCCCTGGCGCGATGAACTGCGCACCAAGCGGCGCAACCAGTTCTTTATCGGCCTGGGTGCGGCCGTCGCCGCTGCCGGCCTGGTGATTCTCGTCTCGAACCTCGTCATGGACGGGGTGGTCAGCAACCAGCAGGCCCGCAACAAGCTGCTCGAAGACGAGATCAAGCTGCTCGATGGACGCATAGCCGAGATCCTCGATCTTGAAGCCAAGAAAGAGCGGCTGCTGGCGCGCATGGAAATCATCGAGCAGCTCCAGCGCAGCCGGCCGGAAATCGTGCATGTCTTCGAGGAGCTGGTGAGGACGTTGCCTGACGGTGTGCGCCTGACCTCGGTGAAGCAGTCCGGCAAGCGCGTGGAAATCCGCGGTGATGCCGAATCGAATACCCGTGTATCCGCCTTCATGCGCAATCTCGACAAGTCACCATGGTTCACGCAGCCTGACCTTGAGGTCGTTGAGGTGCGTGAGGCAGGAGCGAAAAACAAGAAGGGCGTGCCGCAGGAGACCGGCGAGTTTGCCGGTCGCTCATCGCAGTTTGTGGTGACGGCCAGCCAGGTGTCCAAGGCGGATGATGAGGGGGTCGCAAAATGA
- a CDS encoding type 4a pilus biogenesis protein PilO, whose translation MNFLDDLRNLDINDIGRWPFPIQAFFIALLFVIAGAGGFWTFVWQNQMPRLEKAQAEERELRSTFESKQRKAANFTAYKAQLAEIERSFGTMLRQLPGKTEIPNLLVDISQTGRGAGLQEELFQPAEEVRKDFYAEKPIKIRLSGSYHEFGRFVSDIAALPRIVTLHDIEITPKGKNPGFDELVLNVTAKTYRYLDEEELQAAADAEAAAKGPRGKKSRTTRENSKGIKPAKAKSGKKG comes from the coding sequence ATGAACTTCCTTGACGATCTCCGCAACCTGGATATCAACGACATCGGCCGCTGGCCGTTCCCGATCCAGGCATTCTTCATCGCGCTGCTGTTCGTGATTGCCGGTGCCGGCGGTTTCTGGACCTTTGTCTGGCAAAACCAGATGCCGAGACTCGAAAAAGCGCAGGCCGAAGAGCGTGAGCTGCGCAGTACCTTCGAGAGCAAGCAACGCAAGGCAGCCAATTTCACTGCGTACAAGGCGCAGCTTGCCGAAATTGAGCGCTCCTTCGGCACGATGCTCCGGCAGTTGCCCGGCAAGACTGAAATCCCCAATCTGCTGGTGGACATCTCCCAGACCGGCCGCGGTGCCGGCCTGCAGGAAGAGCTGTTCCAGCCGGCAGAAGAAGTCCGCAAGGATTTCTACGCGGAAAAGCCCATCAAGATCCGCCTGTCAGGCTCATATCATGAGTTCGGCCGCTTCGTGAGCGACATCGCTGCGCTACCCCGTATCGTGACGCTGCACGATATCGAGATCACACCCAAGGGCAAGAACCCTGGCTTTGACGAGCTGGTCCTCAACGTCACCGCGAAAACCTATCGCTATCTGGATGAGGAGGAGTTGCAGGCTGCGGCGGATGCCGAGGCTGCAGCCAAGGGGCCGCGCGGCAAGAAATCCCGAACGACCCGCGAGAACAGCAAGGGCATAAAGCCGGCCAAGGCGAAGTCGGGGAAGAAAGGCTAG
- a CDS encoding pilus assembly protein PilP: protein MLYSFRFRQAGAGILLASALLTGCGGSKSDLEKYIDTVKARPGGRIEALPQVKPYETFSYAAESLRSPFVPDQPQGRAGITGPRPDSARPKEYLEQFPLDTLSMAGTLSQGKATYGLVQTRDGLLHKVLPGNYIGQYDGRVVAVTQAEIQVEELVPDGMGGFYKRSASIALGN from the coding sequence ATGCTGTACAGCTTTCGCTTCCGGCAGGCCGGTGCCGGGATCCTGCTCGCATCCGCACTGCTCACCGGCTGCGGTGGCAGCAAGTCGGATCTTGAAAAGTACATCGACACGGTCAAGGCGCGGCCGGGTGGCCGCATTGAAGCCTTGCCGCAGGTCAAGCCATACGAGACCTTCAGCTACGCGGCCGAGTCGCTGCGTTCGCCGTTCGTCCCGGACCAGCCGCAGGGTCGCGCAGGTATAACGGGTCCGCGTCCGGATTCGGCCCGCCCCAAGGAGTATCTGGAGCAGTTCCCGCTCGATACGCTTTCAATGGCAGGCACGCTGAGTCAGGGCAAGGCTACTTACGGCTTGGTGCAGACCAGAGACGGTTTGCTGCACAAGGTTCTGCCCGGCAACTATATCGGCCAGTACGACGGCCGCGTCGTTGCCGTGACGCAAGCAGAGATCCAGGTTGAGGAATTGGTGCCGGATGGCATGGGTGGCTTCTACAAACGGTCGGCCTCTATCGCGCTTGGAAATTGA
- a CDS encoding type IV pilus secretin PilQ, producing MAGPTGRRHTVSRVLAAWIGALAIALTGVSVALAQAAPAANQLKDIEVQSLSGNRLELRLLTSGAASEPLAFTIDNPARISLDLQNTTLGLDKRRKDVNIGPLSTILAAEAGGKTRVVLNLDKMVPYQTRVDGNAIVVTLGAPEAAAAGTSFPEAGAAPATVVAVPKAGRSVSGVDFRRGDNGAGRVVITLSDPATPVDVRKEGDRVVLSFNGATLPANLQKRLDVTDFATPVNSIESAGTSTGTRISIAAKLPFQELAYQSDSVFTVEIAPVVAAEKSTKPTLFSPDREYTGERLTLSFQDIETRAVLQLLADVSGRNIIVSDSVAGNVTLRLQNVPWDQALDIVLATKGLDMRENGGVIIVAPADEIASREKADLEARKDIRELEPLLSEFLQVNYAKAADLAELMKGKGGKGNALLSARGSVAIDERTNTLLVQDVSENIREIRRLVSTLDIPVRQVLIESRIVIVNDDFSRDLGMRWGVTGVHDTSDGLVAVSGSAAGTSTIVNSALTNQQSTGSKYPVQLPALADRYNVNLPVANPAGRLGLALLGEDYLVDLELSALQAEGRGEVISSPRVITANQKEASIRQGVEIPYQESSSSGATTTQFKEAVLSLTVTPQITPDDRIILDLKVTKDSVGAVISNERGGSVPSIDTRAVDTQVLVNSGQTVVLGGVYETEEGEQVSKVPFLGDIPGVGVLFRSTRKVSNKSELLIFVTPKILKEGSNIY from the coding sequence ATGGCAGGACCAACCGGCAGGCGGCATACCGTCAGTCGCGTCCTTGCCGCATGGATCGGCGCGCTGGCAATCGCGTTGACCGGAGTGTCTGTCGCGCTGGCCCAGGCTGCGCCGGCAGCAAACCAGCTGAAGGACATCGAGGTCCAGTCGCTGTCAGGCAATCGCCTCGAACTGCGCCTGCTGACATCCGGCGCCGCGTCCGAGCCACTGGCTTTCACCATCGATAACCCTGCCCGTATCTCTCTCGACCTGCAGAACACGACGCTTGGACTCGACAAGCGTCGCAAGGACGTCAACATCGGTCCGCTGTCAACGATTCTTGCCGCCGAGGCTGGCGGCAAGACCCGCGTTGTCCTTAATCTCGACAAAATGGTGCCTTACCAGACCCGCGTCGATGGCAACGCCATCGTGGTGACACTCGGTGCGCCCGAAGCTGCCGCTGCGGGGACTTCGTTCCCCGAGGCCGGCGCTGCACCCGCCACCGTGGTTGCGGTTCCCAAAGCCGGTCGCAGCGTCAGCGGTGTGGATTTCCGTCGCGGCGACAATGGTGCCGGGCGCGTCGTGATCACGCTGTCGGACCCGGCCACGCCGGTCGACGTCCGCAAGGAAGGCGATCGGGTGGTGCTTTCGTTCAACGGTGCAACGCTTCCGGCCAACCTGCAGAAGCGTCTTGATGTTACCGACTTCGCAACGCCCGTGAACTCGATTGAGTCGGCGGGCACTTCCACCGGTACGCGCATCAGCATCGCCGCCAAACTGCCGTTCCAGGAACTCGCCTACCAGTCCGACAGCGTTTTCACCGTCGAGATCGCGCCGGTAGTCGCTGCAGAAAAGAGCACGAAACCGACGCTCTTCAGTCCGGATCGCGAGTATACGGGCGAGCGGCTCACGCTCTCTTTCCAGGATATCGAGACCCGGGCCGTCCTGCAGCTGCTGGCTGATGTCAGCGGGCGGAACATCATCGTGTCCGACAGCGTGGCCGGCAATGTCACTCTCCGCCTGCAGAACGTGCCCTGGGATCAGGCGCTCGACATCGTCCTGGCCACCAAGGGGCTGGACATGCGCGAGAATGGCGGCGTGATCATCGTTGCGCCGGCTGACGAGATCGCCTCACGGGAGAAGGCCGACCTCGAAGCCCGCAAGGACATACGTGAACTCGAGCCGCTGTTGTCCGAGTTCCTGCAGGTCAACTATGCCAAGGCCGCCGACCTCGCCGAACTGATGAAGGGCAAGGGTGGCAAGGGTAATGCGTTGCTTTCCGCGCGCGGCAGCGTGGCGATCGACGAACGCACCAACACGCTGCTCGTGCAGGACGTCAGCGAGAACATCAGGGAGATCCGCCGGCTCGTCAGCACGCTGGATATCCCGGTGCGCCAGGTCCTGATCGAGTCACGCATCGTGATCGTGAACGATGATTTCAGTCGCGACCTCGGCATGCGGTGGGGCGTGACCGGCGTCCACGATACCAGCGACGGACTCGTCGCCGTATCCGGTTCTGCCGCCGGCACGAGCACCATCGTCAATTCCGCACTGACCAACCAGCAGTCCACGGGCTCCAAGTATCCGGTACAGCTGCCTGCGCTGGCAGATCGTTACAACGTGAACCTGCCGGTGGCGAATCCGGCCGGCCGTCTCGGCCTCGCCCTGCTCGGCGAAGACTATCTGGTTGATCTGGAGCTCTCCGCATTGCAGGCTGAAGGCCGCGGCGAGGTGATTTCTTCACCGCGTGTCATTACCGCCAACCAGAAAGAGGCCTCGATCCGCCAGGGTGTCGAGATTCCATACCAGGAGTCATCTTCCAGCGGTGCTACCACCACGCAGTTCAAGGAGGCGGTCCTCAGCCTTACCGTCACACCGCAAATCACGCCTGATGACCGGATCATTCTGGACCTCAAGGTAACCAAGGACAGCGTTGGTGCAGTCATATCCAACGAACGCGGCGGCTCGGTGCCGAGCATCGATACCCGTGCCGTCGACACACAGGTGCTGGTCAACAGCGGCCAGACCGTGGTGCTCGGCGGCGTCTACGAGACGGAAGAAGGCGAGCAGGTCAGCAAGGTGCCGTTCCTCGGTGACATCCCCGGTGTCGGCGTGCTGTTCCGCTCGACCCGCAAGGTGTCGAACAAGTCCGAACTGCTGATCTTTGTGACACCAAAGATTCTCAAGGAAGGCTCGAACATTTATTGA
- a CDS encoding Ig-like domain-containing protein: MKKLLSLGAVLVSAALASCGGGGAGTISGSGGGAAAAAIITVLASSPQLQSDQGGANTVAITAQVKDASNAVLEGVTVQFGASSGSLAVTQAVTDGSGIAYAQLSNGTNAQNRAITVTATAGQASGSVVVNVVGTTITITGPDALALNDTGSYVAVAKDSKAAGIQGAVLTLTSANGNTISAPVTTTNSSGNVPFNVTATAAGADTLTVSGLGLNATKVLTVSGDVFAFSAPTAGAEVNLGAVQPITVRWTKNGVAQVGATINFSTTRGTLSASSALTDASGDASVTISASIAGSAVLTATNPEATSTNRSLEFVATTPATVDLQASPLTVGVAEQSQLTAVVRDANNNPVKNKTVQFVLESTGGSLSVGQDITDSQGHAQSVFTAGADASAVNGVVIRATVQGTGITDTVALTVARQELALTLGTGNTLFEIGTATYAKEWVILVTDVDGNAVANKAVQASIRSRQYIKGQLGWADPPGIWTYAGNAPVFCPDEDANKNGILDANLGEDVGGLGNNNGILEAGNIALVAAVPETASLSAPCATAGAQGTAANVVTNSQGRARICVFYPQNYAQWLEATLTAKASVTGSEFSKSSVFTLQVLAADVASETSAPPNQFSPFGVDVPTGTNTDCTIPPPTP; encoded by the coding sequence TTGAAGAAATTGCTTTCTTTGGGTGCGGTGCTGGTATCGGCGGCGCTGGCGTCCTGCGGCGGCGGTGGTGCGGGCACCATCAGCGGCTCGGGTGGCGGTGCCGCCGCAGCCGCAATCATTACGGTACTGGCGTCGTCGCCACAGTTGCAGTCCGACCAGGGTGGCGCCAACACGGTTGCGATCACGGCCCAGGTCAAGGATGCGAGCAACGCAGTCCTCGAGGGGGTTACGGTGCAGTTCGGGGCCAGTTCCGGCTCGCTCGCCGTTACCCAGGCCGTTACGGACGGTTCAGGTATCGCTTACGCGCAGTTGTCCAACGGCACCAATGCCCAGAACCGCGCAATTACGGTTACAGCTACGGCAGGCCAGGCGTCGGGTAGCGTCGTCGTCAATGTGGTGGGCACCACAATCACCATTACGGGCCCTGATGCACTTGCTCTGAACGATACAGGTTCCTATGTGGCTGTCGCCAAGGACTCCAAAGCTGCCGGTATCCAGGGCGCCGTGCTGACACTCACCTCGGCCAACGGCAATACGATTTCTGCACCGGTAACGACGACCAATTCCAGCGGCAATGTGCCGTTCAATGTCACAGCGACGGCTGCCGGAGCTGATACGCTGACTGTCAGTGGCCTGGGTTTGAATGCGACCAAGGTACTTACGGTATCGGGCGATGTATTTGCCTTCAGTGCACCAACCGCTGGCGCCGAGGTAAACCTGGGTGCGGTGCAACCGATTACCGTGCGCTGGACCAAGAACGGAGTCGCGCAGGTTGGAGCCACCATCAATTTCTCGACTACGCGGGGCACGCTGTCGGCAAGCTCTGCCCTGACCGATGCCTCCGGCGATGCGTCGGTAACGATCAGTGCCAGCATCGCGGGCTCGGCGGTATTGACGGCGACCAATCCCGAAGCGACGAGCACGAACCGCTCGTTGGAGTTTGTCGCCACGACCCCCGCCACCGTCGATCTGCAGGCCTCGCCATTGACAGTCGGTGTCGCGGAGCAGAGCCAACTGACGGCAGTGGTCCGGGATGCAAACAACAACCCGGTCAAGAACAAGACCGTACAGTTCGTACTTGAATCGACGGGCGGCTCGCTGTCAGTCGGGCAGGATATTACCGACAGTCAGGGGCATGCCCAGTCTGTCTTTACCGCCGGCGCTGATGCCAGCGCCGTAAATGGCGTCGTCATTCGTGCCACCGTACAGGGCACTGGCATCACCGACACCGTGGCATTGACTGTCGCCCGGCAGGAACTCGCGTTGACCCTGGGAACGGGCAACACGCTGTTTGAGATCGGTACGGCCACCTATGCCAAGGAATGGGTCATCCTGGTGACTGACGTCGACGGTAATGCGGTTGCCAACAAGGCCGTGCAGGCCAGTATCCGTTCCCGCCAGTACATCAAAGGACAGTTGGGGTGGGCGGACCCGCCCGGAATCTGGACTTACGCGGGCAATGCGCCGGTCTTCTGTCCGGATGAGGATGCCAACAAGAACGGCATTCTGGACGCCAACCTGGGTGAGGATGTCGGTGGTCTCGGCAATAACAATGGCATCCTTGAAGCCGGCAACATTGCGTTGGTTGCCGCCGTTCCGGAAACAGCCTCGCTGAGCGCACCCTGTGCGACGGCCGGGGCTCAGGGTACCGCTGCCAATGTCGTGACCAACAGCCAGGGGCGCGCCCGCATCTGCGTGTTCTACCCGCAGAACTACGCTCAGTGGCTTGAGGCTACACTGACGGCAAAAGCGAGCGTCACCGGCAGTGAGTTCAGCAAGTCCAGCGTATTTACCCTGCAGGTGCTGGCAGCCGACGTTGCTTCCGAGACCTCTGCACCACCAAACCAGTTCAGTCCCTTCGGTGTCGATGTGCCAACCGGAACCAATACGGATTGCACGATTCCACCGCCGACACCCTGA
- the aroK gene encoding shikimate kinase AroK yields MQPETSIFLVGPMGSGKSAVGKRLARELGREFIDSDRLIEKRSGVDIPFIFEREGEAGFRERECRVIDEVTQRPGIVLATGGGSAQNPDSRARLHERGLVVYLHTGVDQQLKRTGGGRGRPLLKNGNPREILNRLMAVREPQFREIAHFVIDTDNRKVASVVHEIRQYLAARSPA; encoded by the coding sequence ATGCAGCCTGAAACCAGCATCTTTCTCGTCGGCCCTATGGGCTCCGGCAAGTCGGCCGTCGGCAAGCGGCTGGCGCGCGAGCTGGGCCGCGAATTCATCGACAGCGATCGGCTCATCGAAAAGCGCAGCGGCGTGGATATTCCCTTTATCTTCGAGCGCGAAGGTGAAGCCGGGTTTCGCGAGCGCGAGTGCCGGGTGATCGATGAAGTGACGCAGCGGCCGGGTATCGTGCTGGCAACCGGTGGCGGGTCTGCGCAGAATCCGGACAGCAGGGCCAGACTGCACGAGCGTGGCCTGGTCGTTTATCTGCATACCGGTGTCGACCAGCAGCTCAAGCGCACCGGCGGTGGTCGGGGCCGCCCGCTGCTGAAAAACGGCAATCCGCGTGAAATCCTCAATCGGCTGATGGCTGTGCGCGAACCGCAGTTCCGCGAAATCGCACATTTCGTCATCGATACGGATAACCGCAAGGTGGCTTCGGTCGTCCACGAGATTCGCCAGTATCTCGCCGCCCGGTCCCCGGCTTGA